Below is a window of Archaeoglobus neptunius DNA.
GACGTTTACGTTTGCGATATAGATGTGGCCGCTTTTATAACACCATCCCTTCTTGAAGATGTGGATCTGACAGGTTATGATCTGGTTCTCGTTCCCGGACTGACCTATACCTGTGACTGGGGGAGCTTTGAAAAGAAGAAACGTGTCAGGGTCAGGCTTGGTCCGATTCACGCCTATGACCTGCAGCACGTTCTCAGGATTGCTGGAAGGATCGAACTCTCTCACAAAATACCGGCATGCAGGTTAATTGAGTCGGTAAAGGTAGAGGAAGTTTTGAAAGCTGTTGATGCTCTTGAAAAAGATTTCAGATTCAGAATAGGGGATGTTGCGGTTGGTGGAAATAGCAGAATGAAGGTGGTTGCTGAAATTGCAAGATTCAGCGGAAAGGAAGATTTGAAAGCCATGATAGATCACTATACAGAAAGCGGTGCGGACATAATCGATATTGGCGTTCCGCTTGAGTTCGATACGGAATGGCTGTCTAAAATGATAAAGACTGCTGTCGATCATTCCAAACTTCCCCTGAGCGTTGATACATTCAGCAAAAAGGCCATTGAAATCGCCGTGAGGCATGGAGTTGATATGATAATGAGCGTATCTCGAGAAAATCTGGATGCTCTTGATTTAATCGAAAATCAGGCTGTGGTTGTTGTTGATAGGGATGTGGAGAGGTTGTTTAAATTGCTTGACATTGCTGGCCGTAAGGTTGAGAAGGTGATTGCAGATCCGGTTCTGGATCCGCCTCTGAGGGTTGCTGAGTCCATTATCCGGTATGCCCGGTTCAGGGAAATGGATGATGTAACTCCCGTCCTTTTCGGTGTGGGCAATGTTACCGAGCTTGCAGATGCTGATTCCATCGGGATGAATGCCGTTCTGGCATTTATTGCCGAGGAGCTTGGATGCAACCTCCTTTTTACAACAGAGGCGAGCGTCAAAACTTATGGGAGCGTTAGAGAACTTAAAATAGCGTCGTACTTGGCCAAGGCTGCAAAAATAAGAAACTCACCGCCCAAAGACGTGGGATTGAGTTTGCTTGCCTTGAAGGAAAAAATGAGGTACGATACGACCGTCAATCTGGGTGAAAAGGTAGTCAGGGCTGAGGAAAGTGGAGAATTCGTGAGAGACCCACTTGGAGATTTCATAATCCAGGTTGCTGATGGTGAGATAGTCTGCATGCATGAGAAGCTCACTGTTGTTGGCAAAAAGGCGAAGGAGATTGCCGATACTGTTTTGAGGTACAACCTACTTTCGAGACTGGACCATGCAGCATATCTCGGCAGGGAGCTCATGAAGGCTGAAATTGCAGCACTTCTTAGAAAGAGTTATATTCAGGACAGAGACCTGAATTTCGGTTTTTACTCAAAATAAAGCGTTGTAAAGTTTTGTAAAGTTTTAGAAAGTATTTCAGGCGAGTTTCAGAGTTCCACTGCGAAAGTTTCCTTATATGTTATGACCACCAAAATCCGTTTGGAGGTGAGCCGGATGAGGAGGACGGCAGTGGCGGTGCTGGTGCTGATGTGCCTTGCAGTCCTTACCTCGACTGCATCTGCGGTTGGGATGGGCGATAAGATATCAAAGTCAAAGGAGTGGACGGAACAGCAGAAATGGGCTGAGCAGGAAAAATTCAGGAAGGCGAGAGAATGGTTCAACGAAACCAGAAAAAAGGTTGAGGAGGTTAGAAAGCAGGCGAGAGAAAAAAGGTTTGAGGCCTGGAAGAAGCATCTCACAGCCTGGGTTGAGATGGCGAAAAGATGGGTTGAGAGAGTGGAGAACAGAGTTGAATATCTCAGACTCAATGAGGAGAGCAAGGATAGATTGATCGACAGGCTTGAGAATATATCAGCAAAACTTGACGTGATTGAAAAGGATATAGACAGTGCGCAGAATTACACGGAGCTGAGAATGGTTGCATCCGAAATAAGGGGAATGTGGATGGAACTGAGACATGAAATGAGGGTTGCGGTGCACAACTATGTGCTGGACAAGTACAGCGAAATTCTTGAGAGGCTAAAGCAGGTCAGTGACAGGCTGGAGGCTGCAGGTGCCAATGTGACAGAACTGAACGAAAAGATAAGCGAAATTGAAGATGCGGTTAACGATCTGAAAAATTACGTGGGTACACCTGAGTTTTCCCAGAAGGTGAGGGAGATCAATGAAATGTTCAGGGAAGCATTCAAAATCGTCAAGGAGCTTGCAAGAGAGGTGAGACCTGAATACCAGCATGGATTCGTATATGCACATGTGAGCGGATCCTTTGAACTCAGCGGAAACTTCAGCTCGGTTCAGATTAAGGGGGAGGGAAACGTGACCCTGCCAGAGGACGTGATAGTTACGAAGGTTGACAAACCGGGAGTGAGGATAATTGTGGCGAGGGGGAACTTCACCGCCAGTGGAGATGGGGAGTTCAGGATCCTTGCTCAGGGAACGGGAGTACTGAAGCTCAACGGAGAGGGTTATTACAGGGTTAAGAAGACTCCAACAGGTCCGGTAAGCGAGGAAATTGAATTTGAGGGCAATGAAACGGTTACTTTCGGGTGATTGAAATGAATCTCAAGGCAGCGGCCGTGGTTTTTCTCATGGTAGCACTGCTCTTTGCAGGGTGTCAGGGTAAAACAGGAAAAACAGGAAAAACTGGTGTTCAGCCAACAACGCCTGCTCAGCCAACAACACCATCATTACCCACGGATTCAGGTCAGAATCCGGGTCAGATGGATAATAATGAGGATTTAAATGTCACTAAAGACCTGCAGGACCTCGAACAGCTTCTGCAGGAGCTTGACAGTCTAGACAACGTGCAGTTTAACGTTTAAGCTTCAACCACCCTGACACACCCGGTTGGACAGATTTTTTCACATTTTTTGCATCCGACGCATTTCTCCTGATTCTCCGGAAATGGGATCAGTCTCTTGAACCTTTTACCGAGAAATCTGAATTCAACTTCCTTCCATGTCCACACTCCATTACTGCAGACTGCAACACACTCTCCAGCACCACCACATCTCCTGGCATCGAAATCAACCCTGAACTTCATGTTCAGAGAGATTGAAAATTGAATAAAAGGTGAGGGAGATTTTGATAGATTTGGTAAAAACCGCTATCTTATTCTCTCCAGAACTTCTTTGGCGTAGTCCAGCCTTATCTTTCTGTCTCTCACCATTATCTCTACTACCCTGTCAACCTCCTCGCCAACAGCTCCTGCCATTATGGCAAGGTTTCTGGCATGCAGCTCCATATGTCCCCGTTGTATTCCTTCCGTCGCCAGAGCTCTCAGAGCTGCAAAATTCTGTGCAAGTCCCAGTGCTGCCGCAACCCTTGCCAGTTCCTCAGCACTCTCTACACCGAGTATTTTCAGGCAGGCCTTTGCAATGGGGTTGACCTTGGTTGCACCGCCAATAATTCCAGCAGCCATTGGCACCTCTATTGTACCAACAAGATTGCCCTTGCCATCCACTTCGTATGTGGTGAGCGGTCTGTAACCGCCAATTGAAGCGTAGCTGTGGGCTCCCGCCTCAACAGCTCTGAAGTCATTTCCGGTTGCGATCATGAGGGCGGAGATACCGTTCATTATTCCCTTGTTGTGCGTGGCGCATCTGTAGGGGTCGGCAGCAGCAAAAGCATATGCGAGCATTATGCCCTCAACAACCTCCTCGCCACCTATAACATCCTTTGCAAAAACGGCCTTTGCCCTGGCGAGTCTGTATGAGGCGAGATTGGATATGATTCTCAGGTAGACCTTGCCTCCCGTGATTCTCTCGATAAAGGGGGCCAGACTCTCACACATCGTATTGACCGCATTTGCGCCCATGGCGTCCTTGACATCCACCACAAGATGGACTATCAGCATCTTACCCATCATCGTGTCTATGATTCTGGCCTCAACGTCCTTGCAACCGCCTCCAAGGCTTACCAGCATTGGATCGCACTCATTGGCCTTCTCGATTATTTCATCCCTGTGTCTCAGAACCTCAAACCTTGCAGAATTTGGGTCTGTAAGCTTTGTCACCTGGATCTGGCCTATCATCACTGAACCCGTGTAATCGGTGATGAATCCACCACTCTCCCTTGCCATCCTTGCAGCATTGCTAGCGGCAGCAACAACACTCGGCTCTTCTATTGCCATCGGAATCAGGTAGTCCTTACCATCAATCAGAAAGTTCGTGGCGATACCCAGCGGAAGTTCAAACGTGCCTATAACGTTTTCAATCATTCTGTCTGCCACATCCAGTGGCAATCCTCGTGAGAATATGGTTTTAGTCTCTTCGTCCGTTAACTTTGCAAATTCAGCGACCTTTTTCAGTCTTTCATTGACACTGAGCTTGTAGAACCCGGGAATTCGTGAGTTCATGAATGCTGTAATCTTCCCTGATTTATAATGCCTTCGGTGCTTAACTCTGAAAACGTAAATGGCAAAATCGGCCTGACGATTTCCGGCATAGCCGTGTTATCTGGGTGTCAGAAGGATGAAACAGCATGAAAGCTGCCGGGCCTAGGACCTTAACCTGACTGTCCACCAACCTTTAAAAACTTCCGTGATAATGCAGAACGATGAAAATTGCAGTCGTCGGTGCAGGACTCACAGGGCTCAAAGCAGCGAGAGAGTTGAGAGAGTACGCAAGGGTCAGGGTTTTCGAGCCCGGTGAACTGGGAGGGCTTGCGGCCTCATTTGGTGACAGCTTCAGAATAGAGAAGTACTATCACCACTGTTTCAGGTACGATGAATATCTGCTCAGGGAGATAAAGGAGCTCGGGCTTGGATCAAAACTGGTCTGGAAGGTTGCAAAGACGGGGTTTGCGGTGGACGGCAAGATTTATCCACTCAACACGCCCTTCGAAATCCTTCACTATCCATATCTCAGCTTCAGGGATAAGGTCAGGCTTGCAAGATTCACGCTGAAAAGCCGGAAGATGAACTACGAGAATTACGATGATATGGGGGTTATAGAGGGTATCAGGAAAGAGCTGGGGGATGAACTGCTTGAAAAATTTTTCATGCCTTTGCTCAGGTCCAAATTTGGAGAGAATTCTGAAAAGGTGAGTTTTGCATGGTTGCTTGGAAGAGTGGCGATAAGAAGTAACAGAAAGTACTCGGGAGAGGAAATAGGATATATCAGGCACGGATTCCACCAGCTTGTTGAAAGAATGGCTGAAGGGATTGAGATCGTTCCTGAAAGGGCGAAGATAAGAAGAGGCGCAAAGTGGGAGGTCAATGGAGAGGAGTTTGATGCTGTTATCTTCACAGCACCACTACCGGAGCTTGGAGGCCTCGGAGATGCACTAGGAATTGCGCGGATTGAATATCAGAGTTCTGTGTGTGCTCTTGTTGCATCCGAAAGCACTTTAACGGAAGAAATTTACTGGACGAATATTGCGGATAAAATGAGCTTTGGGGCAGTAATTGAACACACCAACTTCATGCCACTGGAGGATTATGGAACTCATCTCTTGTATCTGGCGAGCTACTCAACACCTGATGGAAGGCTTTTCAACATGACTACGGAGGAGATATCCAGGCTCTTTCTCTCGGATTTGAGCAAACTGGGGATGAATGTGGAGGATGTAAAATGGATAGAGGTTTTTAAGGCAAAGTACAGCGGACCGATATACGAAAAAGGATATGCAAGGAAGATAACCCCGTATAAAGTTGCTGATGGCTTCTATATAGCCGGCATGACATCAAAACCCAACTATCCTGAGAGAAGCATGAATGGCAGTATAAGAGCCGGTTATGAGGTGGCAAATGAGGTCAAAAAAGATCTTTTATGACTTTTTCTGCCAGCATTGCCAGCCTTACTCTGGCGTACTCCGGAAATTTCTCACTCAGGATTATTTTCGAACCATCAATCCTGCAAACCCCGGCCTTTTCGGCAGTGGCAAGATGCATCTGTGCCTGGCCGAGAATGGGGTGAACATCAGCGTGGGTGAGGGGATAGGTCACTGCAAGGAATTCACCGGTCACGTCTCTTGATATTTCATGGTGGCTGAACTTAAGCAGTGCCTCCACAGCCTCTCTTGCCACCCGATATTCTTCTCCCATTTCGTGGCCGTAGGGGCTGTAGGTTTTTATCTTGAAGGCAAGACCCATCCTGTTTAGCTTTTTAACAAGCTTAACGGCCTCCTCGTTGAGTACCGAGTTAACAAGGAAATTACAGAACAACGCCTTCGGATGACCGTCACCCACATTCAAATCTTCAACCGGAAGTTTTTTCATAAAAACCAGTAGGGACTTTAAACTGCAGTCTTCAGGCATGTCAAACCGCTCCTTTACCCTCAGAGTTTGGGAAATTCCGAGAGCTATTACGTAGCTGAGTTTGCATGCCATTTCATTAAGTTTCTTTTCTGCTCTGAGAATTCTTCTTCCAACAATCTTTTTTGCGGCAATGTAACCGTCATGAGTCAGTGACAGGAACATCTCCGGCTTCAGTTTTGGCTTGGAGGATGAGACCGCAAATCCGAGCCTTTTAAGATCTGCAAGGGTTATTTCGAGCGGTCTATATCGGATATCCTTTTCATACACCTCTCCAGCTATGTACAAATAAGCAAGAGCATCTTCAATCGCCTTAACGTACGACGATGGGTTATCCAGCTTCTCTTCCTCCATTTCAGGCATCTCCACTCCAAAATGCCTGCAGAAATCTTCCAGGGAGATGCAACCTTCGCAATCACCAATGATGTATATGTCGCGGAAGGGGTATGAAAGCAACCTCTCCACGCAGGATTCGTAGCTTCCTGCATATATGTCGATACCGATTCTTTTCCGGGGGATGAAGAGGTCCACCCATCCAAGAGGCACCCTGAAAGGGGACAGAACTCTGTATCCGACCCTCCTCAGTTCGTCTGCAATCCGCTCTCTCAATGAAAGGTACATGGAAGCGGTTTGAAACTGGATTAATTTGCTTTCCGGTGGGAGTTCTGAACTCATGGCTGTCAACGTACGGCAGTCCGCATGTTGCCCCCCAAAAATTAGAGAATTTTTTGAACCTCTTTTACAATGTCAAGGAGAGTTTCAGCAACAGTCGCACCAGCTTCCCGCAATGCCTGAATCTTTGCATCGGCCGTTCCTGATGTCCCCTCTATTATGGCCCCTGCATGGCCCATTCTCTTGCCCGGTGGGGCTGTTCTGCCGGCTATGAAAGCTATTACGGGCTTTGACATATTTTCTATGAACTTCGCAGCTTCCTCTTCTGCCGTTCCACCAATCTCGCCAATAAGCAGTACTGCCTCCGTTTCAGAATCTTCCTCGAACATCTTCAGAACATCGACAAAACTCAGGCCGGGCATCGGGTCTCCACCTATCCCAACGACCGTTGACTGTCCTATCCCTGCTCTCGTTAGGTTCTCGCAGACCTGATAGGTCAGGGTTCCGCTCCTCGAAACAACTCCCAGTCTTCCCGGGGTGAAGCTGTTATCGGGAAGCAATCCGACCTTGGATTTGCCCGGACTTATCACTCCCGGACAGTTCGGACCAAGAAGCATGGATTTCACTTCTCTGAGCCTTCTGTGGATTCTCATCTCGTCGTAAAGCGGGATACCTTCAGTAACACACACGACGAGGTCCAGCCCTGCATCGAATGCCTCGAATATTGCGTCTGTGGCAAAGGTGGCAGGAACGTAGATTATTGATGTGTTCGCACCCGTTTTTTTCACAGCATCCTCAACCGTGTTGAAAACCGGAACTCCATGAACCTCCATTCCAGCCTTTCCGGGTGTAACACCTGCTACGACTTTCGTTCCGTACTCGAGCATCCTTTTGGTCTGAAAACTCCCCTGAAATCCGGTTATACCCTGAACAACAACCTTTGTGTTCTCATTAACAAGAATGGCCATGAAATCCCCCCACAATCTCAACTGCCTTTTTCGCACCTTCCTCAATCGAGTCCACAAAGTGTATCTCAACTCCCGATTTTGTGGTGTAATCCTCCAGTATCTTTCTCCCCAGTTCCTCGTTGGTCCCGACGAGCTTTATGACCAGCGGAACTTTTCTTCCACCTTCCTCAAGGGCCTTCACTATGCCTTCTGCAACCTTTTCACACCTCGTGATTTCGGCATAGATGTTTATGAACACGGTTCTTACATTGGGATCTTTCAGCACGTGCAGCAGACAGTTCTTCATTTTCTCGGGATCTGCCAAACCTCCTCCTGTGTCAAGGAAGTTTGCCGGTTTTCCACCCATCAGATGAATTATATCCATCGTGGCCATTGCCAGTCCGGCACCATTTGCTATAACCCCAATCTCGCCTCCGAGTCTCACGTAGTTAAGCCCCCTTATCCTCGCCTCCCTTTCGAGCGGGTCAACCTCTGTTGCCTCCCTCATTTCAGCCAGCTCTGGATGCCTGAAAATGGCGTTATCGTCAATGTTCAGTCTTGCATCTGCGGCTATAAGGCCTTCAGGAGTGAGAACGAGTGGATTTATCTCGGTCAGCTCGGCTTCATATCTGAAGGCGATGTCAGCCAGGATTTTGAGTATCCTGAACATCTGCTTGAACTCATCTCCCTCGAAACCCGCATCAAACAGAGACTTCCTCAGTTCGTAGTCCTGCAAACCCCACAGTGGGTCAAAATAGACTTTGTGGATGCTGTCGGGGTATTTCGCTGCAATCTCCTCGATATCCATTCCGCCCATTCTGCTGAAAATAAGGGTCGGAAGCTTTCTGGACTTATCAACGACGTATCCTGCGTAGTACTCTTTCTTTATTTCTAACTGCTCTTCCACGAGAACTTTCTCAACTTTGTGTCCTTTAATATCACTACCAAGCAGTTTGGCAGCAATTTCTTTCGCTTCTTCCGGACTTTCAGCCTTCTTAACACCACCAGCCTTTCCTCTACCACCCACCAGAACCTGTGCCTTGACAACGACTTTATTCCCGAGCTCTCTTGCAATCTTTTCTACTTCTTCTGGTGTTTGAGCAATGGCCGATTTTGGAACCTTTATGCCATGCATAGAAAAAATTTGTTTGGCCTGGTACTCGTGGAGTCTCATA
It encodes the following:
- a CDS encoding dihydropteroate synthase-like protein, whose amino-acid sequence is MKILLVTGRLAEEMVRKYGKGADVYVCDIDVAAFITPSLLEDVDLTGYDLVLVPGLTYTCDWGSFEKKKRVRVRLGPIHAYDLQHVLRIAGRIELSHKIPACRLIESVKVEEVLKAVDALEKDFRFRIGDVAVGGNSRMKVVAEIARFSGKEDLKAMIDHYTESGADIIDIGVPLEFDTEWLSKMIKTAVDHSKLPLSVDTFSKKAIEIAVRHGVDMIMSVSRENLDALDLIENQAVVVVDRDVERLFKLLDIAGRKVEKVIADPVLDPPLRVAESIIRYARFREMDDVTPVLFGVGNVTELADADSIGMNAVLAFIAEELGCNLLFTTEASVKTYGSVRELKIASYLAKAAKIRNSPPKDVGLSLLALKEKMRYDTTVNLGEKVVRAEESGEFVRDPLGDFIIQVADGEIVCMHEKLTVVGKKAKEIADTVLRYNLLSRLDHAAYLGRELMKAEIAALLRKSYIQDRDLNFGFYSK
- a CDS encoding 4Fe-4S dicluster domain-containing protein; its protein translation is MKFRVDFDARRCGGAGECVAVCSNGVWTWKEVEFRFLGKRFKRLIPFPENQEKCVGCKKCEKICPTGCVRVVEA
- a CDS encoding hydroxymethylglutaryl-CoA reductase, degradative; protein product: MYVFRVKHRRHYKSGKITAFMNSRIPGFYKLSVNERLKKVAEFAKLTDEETKTIFSRGLPLDVADRMIENVIGTFELPLGIATNFLIDGKDYLIPMAIEEPSVVAAASNAARMARESGGFITDYTGSVMIGQIQVTKLTDPNSARFEVLRHRDEIIEKANECDPMLVSLGGGCKDVEARIIDTMMGKMLIVHLVVDVKDAMGANAVNTMCESLAPFIERITGGKVYLRIISNLASYRLARAKAVFAKDVIGGEEVVEGIMLAYAFAAADPYRCATHNKGIMNGISALMIATGNDFRAVEAGAHSYASIGGYRPLTTYEVDGKGNLVGTIEVPMAAGIIGGATKVNPIAKACLKILGVESAEELARVAAALGLAQNFAALRALATEGIQRGHMELHARNLAIMAGAVGEEVDRVVEIMVRDRKIRLDYAKEVLERIR
- a CDS encoding NAD(P)/FAD-dependent oxidoreductase — protein: MKIAVVGAGLTGLKAARELREYARVRVFEPGELGGLAASFGDSFRIEKYYHHCFRYDEYLLREIKELGLGSKLVWKVAKTGFAVDGKIYPLNTPFEILHYPYLSFRDKVRLARFTLKSRKMNYENYDDMGVIEGIRKELGDELLEKFFMPLLRSKFGENSEKVSFAWLLGRVAIRSNRKYSGEEIGYIRHGFHQLVERMAEGIEIVPERAKIRRGAKWEVNGEEFDAVIFTAPLPELGGLGDALGIARIEYQSSVCALVASESTLTEEIYWTNIADKMSFGAVIEHTNFMPLEDYGTHLLYLASYSTPDGRLFNMTTEEISRLFLSDLSKLGMNVEDVKWIEVFKAKYSGPIYEKGYARKITPYKVADGFYIAGMTSKPNYPERSMNGSIRAGYEVANEVKKDLL
- the sucD gene encoding succinate--CoA ligase subunit alpha, producing the protein MAILVNENTKVVVQGITGFQGSFQTKRMLEYGTKVVAGVTPGKAGMEVHGVPVFNTVEDAVKKTGANTSIIYVPATFATDAIFEAFDAGLDLVVCVTEGIPLYDEMRIHRRLREVKSMLLGPNCPGVISPGKSKVGLLPDNSFTPGRLGVVSRSGTLTYQVCENLTRAGIGQSTVVGIGGDPMPGLSFVDVLKMFEEDSETEAVLLIGEIGGTAEEEAAKFIENMSKPVIAFIAGRTAPPGKRMGHAGAIIEGTSGTADAKIQALREAGATVAETLLDIVKEVQKIL
- the sucC gene encoding ADP-forming succinate--CoA ligase subunit beta, whose product is MRLHEYQAKQIFSMHGIKVPKSAIAQTPEEVEKIARELGNKVVVKAQVLVGGRGKAGGVKKAESPEEAKEIAAKLLGSDIKGHKVEKVLVEEQLEIKKEYYAGYVVDKSRKLPTLIFSRMGGMDIEEIAAKYPDSIHKVYFDPLWGLQDYELRKSLFDAGFEGDEFKQMFRILKILADIAFRYEAELTEINPLVLTPEGLIAADARLNIDDNAIFRHPELAEMREATEVDPLEREARIRGLNYVRLGGEIGVIANGAGLAMATMDIIHLMGGKPANFLDTGGGLADPEKMKNCLLHVLKDPNVRTVFINIYAEITRCEKVAEGIVKALEEGGRKVPLVIKLVGTNEELGRKILEDYTTKSGVEIHFVDSIEEGAKKAVEIVGGFHGHSC